The Planktothrix agardhii NIES-204 genomic interval CAAAATCAATCATAGAAACAGATTTTTGTTTTTGAGTTTGATCATCAATTTCACACTCTATTGCTCCAAATCCTAATATTGCCAAACCCGGATCAAAACCTAAAATTATTTTTTTCATAAAATTTAAGGTGCGTCAGCCAGCAGCCCACGCACCATTTTTTGTCAATCACTAACTAGGCATCAGGTAAACCAAAAACTTGACGGAAAACCTTCTGAACTTTGAAACCAGAATCAATTGTTTCCAAAGGATCTTTGCGTAAACGATGACGCAAACATAAAGTAATCACCCGTTGAATATCATCGACGGTTACTTCCGTTCGTTGTTCAAAAGCAGCTAAGGCTTTTGCCGCTCGGTTACTAACAATATCTCCGCGTAAACCATCCACATCTAATTCCGAACAAACTTGAGAAATTTTAACTCGTAAATCATAATCAATTTCTACAGAAGCAAGAAGGGTTTGAGCTTCTACAAGTTTATGTTGTAATTGGTGTTGGTCGTTAATATGCTTTTCTAAAAAAACTTCAGGATTTTGATCAAAAGCGGTTCTTTCTTCAACAATTTTAACTCGTAAATTCGGTTCTTTTACGGTTCTAATTTCGGCGTGCATTCCAAACCGATCTAATAATTGCGGACGTAACTCTCCTTCTTCGGGATTTCCCGAACCTACTAACACAAACCGCGCCGGGTGACGAATAGAAATTCCCTCCCTTTCCACGGTATTCCAACCACTGGCCGCCGAGTCTAACAAGACATCAACTAAGTGATCATCGAGGAGGTTGACTTCATCCACATACAAAATCCCCCGATTTGCTTTGGCTAAAAGTCCAGGTTCAAAGGCTTTCACCCCTTCAGATAGGGCTTTTTCAATATCAATTGTACCACAAACCCGGTCTTCCGTGGCCCCCAAAGGCAAATCTACCATCGGGACTTTTTTCCGAGATACGGGAATATCCTGATGTTGACTCAGACGTTCGCGGACGTTATCACTCATCAAGTCTGCATCGGTGGGATGGCTATTGAAGGGGTCATCGGCGATGACTTCAATTTCGGGTAGTAAGTCCGCTAGGGCGCGGATAGTGGTGGATTTTCCCGTCCCCCGATCGCCCATAATCATCACACCACCGATTTTAGGATCGATAGTATTTAAAATTAAAGCCAGTTTCATTTCTTCCTGGCCGACAATTGCGGTGAAGGGAAAAACAGGACGACGAGACAGGTTGACCGTTGTTTGTGTATCTTTTGGCGTGACGACAGTTGAAATCACAATTTACTCTCAATTTCCAATATTACCGTAATTTATTTTTACACATTTGGGGGACAATGGGTTCAATCATCCGTCAACCGCCTGCTGTCATTGGTTCTTGAATTAACTTTAAAGGGTTGGAAAAATGCTTAAACATCTCTATGAAAAAGATTTTCAACTTTGGCTTCAGCAAACAATTGAACAGTTAGAACAAGGCAATTTTGCTGCTGTGGATATGGAACATTTAGTTGAGGAGTTAACCGAGTTGGGAAAATCGGAAAAAAATCGCCTAGAAAGTAATTTGATGGTTT includes:
- the chlI gene encoding magnesium chelatase ChlI subunit: MISTVVTPKDTQTTVNLSRRPVFPFTAIVGQEEMKLALILNTIDPKIGGVMIMGDRGTGKSTTIRALADLLPEIEVIADDPFNSHPTDADLMSDNVRERLSQHQDIPVSRKKVPMVDLPLGATEDRVCGTIDIEKALSEGVKAFEPGLLAKANRGILYVDEVNLLDDHLVDVLLDSAASGWNTVEREGISIRHPARFVLVGSGNPEEGELRPQLLDRFGMHAEIRTVKEPNLRVKIVEERTAFDQNPEVFLEKHINDQHQLQHKLVEAQTLLASVEIDYDLRVKISQVCSELDVDGLRGDIVSNRAAKALAAFEQRTEVTVDDIQRVITLCLRHRLRKDPLETIDSGFKVQKVFRQVFGLPDA